TTCCTGCGAGGCGCTTTTTATGGGGCTTCGCCCCTTATACCCCGTAAACAATTGAGTTACGCAACAAGTCAGATATTCCACCATCTCTGACGGGGCCGTTGGGCTTCGTTATAATACACCTTTGCAAATGCCAGGCGTATTTAAATGACCACATCATCCTTTTTTCATTGAATAAATAATCGAGTTGTTACATGCCTAATAAATCGCTCCTCCCCCGCCTGCGGCGGGGGAGGAGCGATTTATTTCCAGTTTTGCAACAACTCTATTATGCTGTCATAATTATGAACATACTTTGCTGAGAGGACGACAACCATCATGATCTATCGAAATCTCACTGCGCTTTTGGCGGCATTTATCTCGATCCTGACCGCGTGCTCAGGCGGGGGCACTCACACCTACTCACGCCCGCTCATGGGCACGATCGTGAACATCACGATCATCGCGGACTCGAAGCGCGAGGCCGACGCGGCGTCGGAAAAAGCGTTCGGGGCCATCGAGGAGATCGAGCGGCTCATGAGCCCGAAGAGCGAGGCCGGGGACGTGTATCGCCTGAACGAGCAGGCGGCGTACAGGCCCGTGAGGGTATCGGACGGGACATTCATGCTCGTCAGGCGCGCGAACGAGGTGGCGGCGCGGACGGGCGGGGCGTTCGATATCAGCTTCGCCGCGCTCGAGAGGCTTTGGAACTGGAAGGACCCGAATTTCATCCCGCCCAATGCGATGGAGGTCGCGCGCGCACTGGCCCTGGTGAATTATCGGTACATACGCCTTAATTCGGCCGCCTCCGAGATCTCGTTCGCGGTTCCGGGCATGCGCATCGGGCTCGGGGGCATCGCCAAGGGCTACGCGGCGATGCGCGGCATGGAGGAGCTCAAGGCAGCGGGCGTCACGAACGCGATCGTCGCGGCGGCGGGCGACATGCAGGTCGCGGGCTCGAAGGACGGCGGGCCGTGGCGCGTAGGGCTCATGCACCCGCGGAAAAAGGAGCTGATCTGCACGCTGCTCATGCGCGACGGGGACGCGGTTTCCACGAGCGGCGATTACGAGCGCTTCGCCGAGTACGGCGGGGTCCGCTACCACCACATCATCGACCCGAAGACCGGCTACCCCGCGCGGGGCTTCGTATCGGTATCGGTGATCTCGAAGAGCCCGGTCGATTCGGACGCGTACTCCACGGCGCTGTTCGTAATGGGGCCGGGGAAGGCCGCGGGATTCATGAAGGAGCATCCGGAGCTGGAGGTGGTGCTTATCGATGAGGATTTACGCATGAGCGCGTCGAAGGGGTTGAGGGAGAGGATTGTGTTTGAGGAGGTGGTGGGGGTGGCGTGGCGGTGAGGAGTTAAAAGTAAAAATTTATTGTGATTAATCGGTACCAAAATAAGTTGCACTTCTATGATCGATGCACGGTATTTCCAAAATACGGTGAGAGCCTTCTTGATTTGGTCAAAATTCGGATTCCTGTATTGAAGGAAATATTGCTTGAAGGCATATCCCTGGTAGGCTATATTTGAGTAGATCGGCCCAGGTGGCCGAATAGAGTCATGAGGCCGTTCAATATATATAGAGATATCCCTGCCTTATTCCTGGCATTATTAACGTTTTTTCCAGCCTGCGCCAAACAGGCTGCGGATTTCGCCGCGCCCTCAAACGTGAGCGCGACGGATGGAAGCTATACCGACCGTGTGAAAATTTCCTGGAATTCAGTTTCCAAGGCGGAAAAGTACTATATCTACCGTTCTACAACGGCAAACGATCCAAACCCGACAGAAATCGACGATTCATGGGATACCACGGTTGATGATTACAGTGCAGGCATTGGAACCACCTATTACTACAGTATAAAATCCTGGTCTTATGCGGATGGATTTTCCGGATTCAGTAACGACGATTCGGGGTTTACGGGAAATCCTATCGCGGTCCTGACACCGCCATCCGTGAACGCGACCGATGGAGGCACGGCACTTGTCGACCGAATCTCCCTCGATTGGGCCGCCGTCCCGGGCGCGACTAAATACTACGTCTACCGGTCCGATGCGGCTCCAGGGACATACACGCTGATCAAAATCCTTTCCGCGCTCACCTTCGACGATATGGATGTGGTTACAGGCGACCAGTACTATTATAAGGTCCGGGCCTGGGATACAACCGGGTACAGTAACTACAGCGTGGCGGAATATGGAGAAACGCTTGCGCTGCTTGGCACACCTGCCGGTGTCGCCGCTTCGGATGGTACCTTTGGTGATTATGTACGCATTACCTGGACCGGCGTGACCGGTCCCCCGGTTGCAGACAGTTATGATATCTATCGATCCGATGATACATCCACGCCACTCAATACGGTGGCACATCCCACCGTATTATACGACGATACGACCGCCCTCCCGGGAACAATATACTCTTACTATGTTAAGGCGCACTCGGCGATTAACGGTGACAGCCTGGGCAGCATCCCCAATACCGGCTACCGGGCGGTAATGGGCGTACCCCCTGTCATTGCGGCCACTGACGGCGATATCGCTCTAGCTACAATGGTAAGGATCAGCTGGGCGGCCGTGCCGGGGGCTACCAAGTACGAGATCCAGCGCGGGAACACCCCGGTTGGACCCTGGTCCGACCTCGATTTGAACGTGTTGGGGACCAGCAAGGATGACTTAACCGCAGTGGTCGCAACAGCGTACTATTACCAGGTAAGGGCCTATAATGCGGGTACGGTGACCTATAGCGCCTACAGCAACGTCGACCTGGGGTTCAGATACTCCAGTTCCGATATGACCACCCATGTTCCCCAGAATATCTCGGCAACGAGCGCCTACACCGATAAGGTGCGCATCACCTGGGGCAGTGCCGCCGATGCGACCGAGTATCGAATATATCGCGCCGGCGCACTCGCAGGACCATACGGCCAGCTTGCCCCCGGGACGGTGGGACCAACAACTTTCTTCTATGATGACACCACTGGTATACCCGGAACAACCTACTACTACAAGGTCACGGCATATAACTCAGTTATTACCTCCGAGACCGACATAACTCTTGTAACCGCGGCCACCGGGGTTATAGTGTCTACCTTGAGCGCGCCACTGGCACCAACTGGCACGACACTTCTTGATGACCGGATCACACTGACGTGGGCGGCGGTCGCAGGGGCGTCGCAGTATTTTATTTATCGATCAACGACGCTCCTTGGCACCTATACGGAGATCGGAAACGCGGTAGTGTTGACCTTTGACGATACCTCGATACCGGCGGGAGACACGTCTACCTATTATTACAAGTTGAAAGCATGGAATGCTGCCGCAGGATACAGCGCCCTTGGCCCCGCGGGTTCAGGAAACAAGCTGGCTTTGGGAGTTCCCGTCGTAACCGCCTCGGACGGGACATTCCTTGACAGTATCGTGGTGAGTTGGACGGCGGTCGGGGGAGCTACGGAATATCATATCGGCAGGTCGACGGTCACCGGCGGGCCGTATCCTGAAATCGCGGTGGTGACATCAGGGACTTCATATGCGGACAGCGATCCCACGCTCACGCCCGGCGCGAATTACTACTACACGGTAAGGGCCTGGTCCCCGGATACGCTCTATGGGCTGATTAGCGCGGAGGATATCGGCTATGTTCACACAGAGCTCGACCAGCCCACAGCCACGGCGGCGACTGATTTTACCGATACGACCAGGATTACGGTAACATGGACGCATATAAACTGGGTTCCATTCGCGGGCACACGCAATTACTACATTTACCGTAAGAATACTGATATCGCCGGTAACTATGTCGAAATGGGCAGTGTCCTTAATACTGTAAATACCTGGGACGATTTGACCGCGGTTGCCGGTACCAATTATGACTATAAAATCAAGGCATATAATAATGACGGAATCCTGACCCAGTTCAGTCCCGACAGTGCACCGGATAACGGATGCCAACGGCTGCTGGCGCCGACCGGACAAGCCGCTACCGATTTTACTTCCACCACACAAATCGGCGTATCCTGGAATGTTGTCACAGGCGCAAATACTTATGAAGTTCTCCGCGATGGGGTAACAATTCAGACCGGAATAGCCGGACTCACCTATAACGACACGGCTCTCGATGCCGTCGTGGTTCCTGGCAACACTTATTCCTATACGATTATCGCCCATGACACCAACCCTGCAGGAAATATCAGTGTTGCGAGCGCAGCCGATATCGGTTCCAAACGCCTTACCATTCCCGTTGGAGTTGCGGCCACGAATGGGTCGTCGACTACCCAGGTTGACGTATCCTGGACAGCGGTGACCGGCGCTGACAGCTACGAGGTATTCCGTAACGGCGCTTCCATCGCGTCCGGAATCGGCGCGATCACGTATTCCGACACGGCTAATGATGTAACTGTGGTACCCGGCACGGTGTACAACTATACCGTACTGGCACATAACTCCGACGCGGGAGCGGTTCACGATACCGCACAAAGCGCGTTGGACAGCGGATATAAGTTCCTGTCGACTCCCACCGGCGTAGCGGCAGATGACGGCGTATCGCTGACCCAGATCGCCGTTTCATGGAACGCGATCGCCGGCGCGGACAGCTACGAGATTTACCGGGATGGGGTATCCATAGCATCAGGTATTCTGGTTACATCATATACCGATAACGCGGGCGCGGGCATCGTGATTCCCGGAAATGCATACACGTATACAGTCAGGGCGCATAACTCTGATGCGGGAGCGGTTCATGATACACCGCAAAGCGCAGGCGATACCGGTTACAAGCTCCTGGCGACACCCACAGGTGTTTCAGCCACGGACGGCACTTCAACCACCGATGTCAACATAACCTGGTTCGCAGTCACCGGTGCCGACAGCTACGAGGTATACCGCAACGGCGTTTCGATAGCCTCCGGTGTCGCTGGACCGGCATATACCGATAACGCAAACGATGCGACCGTGGTGCCGGGCGTCGTGTATTCGTACACGGTGCGGGCCCATAATTCCGATGCGGGCGCCGTACACGATACCGCTCAAAGCGCTGCGGATACCGGCTATAAGAGACTTACCGCCCCGACAGGTGTATCGGCCAGCGACGGGACCTCGAACGTACATGTTCAGATAAGCTGGAACGCCACGGTCACCGGCGCAGACAGCTACAGGATTTACCGCAGCGATGACGGTTACGTGACTCCAATTATAACAGGACTTGTCGCATCGCCGTATAACGATACAACTGCGGCTCCAGGAATACAATACTCGTACATGGTGAAGGCATATGCGACATCCTCCTCTGCCGAGGGAGACGGGAGTCTTACGGATTCCGGGTATCGTCAGGTGCTTGCTCCTACCCTTGTAACTGCTTCAGACGGAGGGTTCACCGATCACGTAAACATAACCTGGGTTGCTTCCGCTAACGCGAACAATTACGAAGTATTCCGTAACGGGGTTTCGATAGTTTCGGGTGTGGCGGGAACCTCGTACGATGATTACCTGGCGCCGTTGCAGGGCGTCGCCTATTCATACACGGTTGTGGCGCATGTTAACCTCCCGGCTCATGACAGTGTCCCCAGCGCCGCCGATAACGGTTACATGAGCCTTAACGCTCCCGTCAATGTACTCGCGTCCGACGGGACATCGACCGTTCAAGTGAATATATCCTGGGACGCCGTAACCGGTGCCGAGAGCTACGAAGTATTCCGCAACGGGGCTTCGATCGCGTCCGGTATTGCGGTTCTCTCGTACACGGATTCAGCGGACGATCTGACTGTTGTACCGGGAACGACATATTCTTATACCGTTCGCGCTCATAACACGGATATCAACGCAGTGCATGACTCCGCTCAGAGTGCCGCGAACACCGGTTATAAGGGTATTTCCGCGCCGACCGCCGTGAGCGCGACCGACTTCACGCGGACTACCGATGTCCGCATTACCTGGACGGCTTCCACCGGCGCCGACAACTATGACGTGTATCGCGACTTGGCACTTCTTCCCGCTGGCACCGGGGTCACTTCGCCGTTCGATGACGCCACCGCGGTCCCGGGCACCTCGTACTCGTACACCGTAGTCGCCCATGACCTTTCACCCGATCATTACAGCGCGGCGAGCGCCGCGGATACGGGAACACGACAGATTTCCGCGCCGTCGGCTGTGAGCGCGACCGACTTCACGCGGACTACCGATGTCCGCATTACCTGGACGGCTTCCACCGGCGCCGACAATTATGACGTGTATCGCGATGCGATTATTCTGGCCGCAGGCACCGGGGTCACTTCTCCGTTCGATGACGCCACCGCGGTCCCGGGTACCTCGTACTCGTACACCGTGGTCGCCCATGACCTTTCGCCCGATCATTACAGCGCGGCGAGCGCCGCGGATACGGGGACGCGCCAATTGTCAGCCCCTACCGCGGTAAGCGCCACCGACGGGCTTACGGATCGGGTAACAATTAGCTGGACGGCCTCAACTGGCGCGGACAGCTATACCATTAATCGCGATGGGTCGCCTATCGCGACTGCGATTGCCGGGTCCCCCTATGATGATTTTACCGCCGTAGTAAGCACGACATATGTGTATACGGTCGTTGCTCACGACGACTCCCCTGTTCATGACAGCGCTGATAGTGCCCCCGATAACGGCACTCGAGTTCCGTAGAAACTGATAACACGGCCACTAAATTTATCTACTTTGCATTAAAAAACCCTGCTTAATAGCAGGGTTTTATTTTTAAGATATACGGTAAATTGACTATCATTCACCTACACGATTTAATCGTTCACATTCTGAAAATAAATATCCGTCCCCGTACCCCTCTGGTCGAGCCAGTAAAGCACGCCCGAATTCGGGGCCGCGGCATCGTTCCAGCGGAAAATACCGTGCTCTATCGCCGTATAGATGTTCACGCCGGTAAGCGAATCAAGCACGGGTATCCCCACGAAATAATCATCTCCCCACTGACGGGTCGGCGCAAAATTAGTAAAATGTTGACCAAAAATGGCATAGGCCATGGAGGGAGCATATTTCATCTCGAACCACGAAACCATCGCGCCTACATTACCATCGGATGCGATATGCGGATTCAGTTGCGCTATCGCCTGGTTTGCCGAACGTACATTGATCGCGCCGCCAACCACTGCAGGGGTATTGATGTATCTCTGCACGAAAATTCGCGGTACAGTTTCGGTGGCTACCACTGTGAGCACTTCATATGCTACCGCAATGTTGGCCGCCGTTATGGCGGTCATGTCCGGGTGATCGGCATCGGTGAGGATTGGCAGGACAGTAGGAACGCCTGCATTTGAAATATGCGCGACCCCCGAACGCTTGGTCGTGGCATCGTGGGAGGTATAGAGCACCCACACCCCGCCATTTCCGTCAGGAAGAACCTTCTGGATAAGGTCATCGCGCGCTGCATTTGCAACAATGGAAGTTCCATCTCCGGCAAGGCCCCAGACCACCTGACCACTGCCGGTTACCTTTTTCGCGAAAATGTTAATATTACCGCCCATCTGAGCTTCATACACTACGATTGCATTACCTTCAACGCCGCTTACGATAAATGGATTCTGCTTTGCGTTAACGCCGCTGGGAGAAACGATAAAGTTGCCGGCAACCGTTCCCGGATCTATCAATGCGTTGGTGAGCGCATTTGTGTCCATCAACGCACCGGTATTCGCATCTATCGTCCTGCCTCTAATATCACCTGCCTGGGCCCATACGAACGTAATGCCTTTGTACCTTAATATTATGTAATTCTCCCCAGCTCCTCCAAATATCTGGCTTGCCATGGTGATGGTTGTGGCTGCTACCGCAGTCGTTTCGGTATAACGATTAGTGGTAAGGTTGTAGACCACATCCCCGGCAAGTACACCTTCCACCATAAAACTGCGACCCGCCTCGGTCATGGTAAGCGCTCCTGTCGCAGTACTCAGTCCGCTCGTGACAAAGGTCGTGTGGTCCGGTAAACGTAAGATCTGGTACTGGTCAGCCGCTGTATCGAACAGGTATTTGGCCGGATCACTGAGCAAGAGCAGGTTCGTATTGGCTCCATAAACGCTTACTGCCTTGTCATACTCTGCGCTCCCACTGACGTTCGAGTGAAAAACAATATCATTTACAAGGATGCCAGTCCCCAGCGGGCCTACCGTAGAGAAATTGATGCCGTTATCGAAAAGAAAATTTGTTTCCATTGTCCCATTTGCGATGTAGTCATAAGTAATAAGTGCCTCGGTATTAAGAAAACCTGAATTAATCGCGGTAGCTTGAGAATACCATGGCGAGCCCCCAAGCCAGATCGCCGGACCCGTAAGGTAAGAATAATTCGTGCTATTTGTGACGATATCTGTCTGATCAAAAAGTCCATTGTTATAAAATATCGTTGCCCCGACGGCATTTGCGGAAGCGGTATCCGATTCCTGAACATCGTCGTCACCGATCCGATATTGCCGGTTTGCCGAAGTGATAATGGAAGCAAGCAGCACCAGCAAATTAATTCCATCTATCGATGTAATGGTGGTGTGACCTGTAAGCGTCGCCTGGTTGATTACGTGGTCACCAGGGTCAAGCGCGGGAGCCAGTGTGGAAAAATCAATACTGCTGTCATAAATGACATTCCTGTCTACTGTGCCGCTTGTTATCTCAGCTACGTATCCGCTGTAGGTGATCGCCGCGCGCACGTGGGAAATCGCAGTTCCGCCGTTATCGAATGCCGTAATGCCGGTGCCGCCGCTCCCCCAGTCAAATGCGAGCGTTCCACCGCTGTCGTATACGGAAGCAGCATATATCTCCCCGGCAGCATTATCAATCCTCGCCACGACAACACTTCCAAATGTACCGGCAATGGCACGCACATCATTGCCCCCGGATGAGAACACCTGGACACCAGTGTTTGCCGCTGTAGTTGGCCACTTGTCCCACGTGTCGGAAGCACCCGCGGCCGAATCGATAAATTGGCCTCGCACTTCGCCGCTCGAATCGAGCCAGAACATGTAAGACTCGTCCTGGTTGTTCTGGACGAGCCGGATATTCGATTTGGCGTTATTGTTAACCGCCAGTTGAAAGTTTCCGGATGCGCCCTCGGCCGTATCCGGAAGCGTGCGGAAGACCGCGTTAAATGTCTGTGTCGCGTCGAAGGGACCGCCCACGGGAGTCGTGGTCTCGTTATCGGCCGCCAGGCGGATGCTGTAAAGCGTGTTCGGTGTAAGCCCGGCGACGGTTTCGCTGAATGTATCGGCGAGGGTGGTATCGTGCACGGTGACAGTTGCAGCAACGAAGGCCGCGGCGTCATCCAGCTCGATATGTTTGATTGAGGCGCGACTCGTGGACCAGGTAATAGTCGCGCTGGTAGAAGTGACCGCGGTTATTTCATAATCTGATACCGCCGGATCTCCTTCAGGCGCAGTTGTGAAGGTCACCGAATCATAGGCAAGCGCGTTTCCGGACATGTCGGTGATTGCATCGCCTACCGAAACGTTAAGCCTGTAGTTTGTACCATACTCAAGCATGCTATCCGGGTAGAAACGATAGGTTGAGAGGTTAGCAACAGTAGGATCAAGGAACACAGCCCCTGAAACCGCGAGCGAATCGGTCACATTATACAACGTCACGGAGGCTGAATTCACGGTTGTGGGATCGATCATTGGAGATACAGCATCATTCATCACGAACTGAATATATCCGTTTGGATTTAGATCCACCGCGACCCCGACTGCAAGATCTACCGGCGTAGTCGACTGTAGCGTGGGTGCGATCTGGTCCGCAGGGGTTTCCGAACCAGTCTGGAATTCATATTCCACATACGAAGGATTCAATGGATTCAGGGGATTCCCGACTGAGCCAAGATTATCGAATACGAGCGTGGTCGAAGGAAATCCGTTCTCATAAGCGGAATTATATATTCTTATAACATAGTTTGTATTTTCGGACAATGCGCCAAGGGGAATCAGGTTGAAAGAGAATGAGGAGGCACCAGCAGGATTAAGCGTAAAAGGTAAATTCACCGCCCCCTGTAATAATTCTATGGAGAAATACATCTCTCCGCCGTCATTCTCTATTTCCCTAGTAAAAACCAGGACAATACCTGGATTATTTGGCGATATGCCCGTATCCACTGCTTGTGGCGCTGTAAGGGTCTGGAGCCCCCCCGGCACTACAAGCTGTATCTGCGGATAAATAATGCCGGAGTCATCGGTAGGATTCGTAGTGCGCACGATCGT
The nucleotide sequence above comes from Spirochaetota bacterium. Encoded proteins:
- a CDS encoding FAD:protein FMN transferase; translated protein: MIYRNLTALLAAFISILTACSGGGTHTYSRPLMGTIVNITIIADSKREADAASEKAFGAIEEIERLMSPKSEAGDVYRLNEQAAYRPVRVSDGTFMLVRRANEVAARTGGAFDISFAALERLWNWKDPNFIPPNAMEVARALALVNYRYIRLNSAASEISFAVPGMRIGLGGIAKGYAAMRGMEELKAAGVTNAIVAAAGDMQVAGSKDGGPWRVGLMHPRKKELICTLLMRDGDAVSTSGDYERFAEYGGVRYHHIIDPKTGYPARGFVSVSVISKSPVDSDAYSTALFVMGPGKAAGFMKEHPELEVVLIDEDLRMSASKGLRERIVFEEVVGVAWR